The following DNA comes from Kluyveromyces lactis strain NRRL Y-1140 chromosome E complete sequence.
ttcaaatctttattTTCCTTAGATTTCTTTCGCTGAGGAAAGGTTCGCCGTAACCCATTGCggaaataaagaaagaaagaaaaaaaatgttgaCCTCATGGTGATTTCACCTTATTCCACACACCATTATCATACAGATTGTAATAACGTTAAGCAACTACCTGTTCATTTATTTATTTGTGCCTAGATATTGACCGAGTTCGAGAAGCTGCAACCTGCAACCTGCAACCTGCAAGAGAAGAGACTAGTATCTTCGGATTGGACGAATTAAGTAGACAAGAAAAATAGACCGTCTCTCAGCATGAATACTCCTAAATCTTTCTGGTATGTTAAGATGACACTGATACAGAATTTCTAACGCACGAGGTTGCTTTATACGCTCcgatcaatttcatcacttTACTAACCTTCAAAAAGCGGATGGATGTCTAGGGTCGACCTGGATATACACTCTCTTAAAAACCTTTCTTCTTAGGGGTGGCATGGCTCTAATGACTGCTATCGGTATGGGTTCTTTGTACGTTGCAAAGGGTCAAATGGATGAAAGAAAGGCGGGACATGCCAAGGGTTCTGCCAAATCTTGGGAAGAAATCGCCGAAGAGCATGGAATCGAAACGAAGAAGTCCGGTTCTGCCGTTGAAACTAAATGATGAAACACCATTCCTGTTTATATGCTTTTATATAATATTCTAAAGTTGATGATCCTTTTTGCTGCCCCAAACACTTGGCTGGCGCAACTGCTTCTATCAACTTCTCTCCTGTAAATCATAGACCGATCTTATTCATATCTCTATTTTTCTAACTACTTAAGATTCTGAATGTGCACAACTGAAAACTTACTTAGTCAAAAGCCTGAATTTTTAAAGATGTGAAATAATAACATTTATgtaattttgaaaaaaagattccATACTCTGATTCACAGTGAGTCGCAGTAAGTCATCGCTCGCAAGACCATCCCAGAAGTGTGTATGAGCTATTTGTGAGATGTCAGAAATTAATCCTAACGATGTGGATGAATTAGCGCACGCCATTGCTGGATCTTTGGGTGGTGCAGCTTCAATCGCAGTGACCTACCCTTTAGTCACCATCACCACTAACCTTCAAACGAAGGAAAACGAGGCGAGACCTAAGCTAGAGACTATCAAGGAGATCTATAACAAGAATGGTATCATTGGATACTTTTTAGGTTTGGAAAGTGCTGTCTACGGGATGGCTACGACTAATTTCGTTTATTACTATTTCTACGAATGGTGCGCAAAGACTGCAAGAACATTGACAACGAAACAGTACTTAAGTACTTGGGAGTCGATCCTGGCCAGTACCATTGCTGGTTCGATGACTGCTGTTGCCAGTAATCCAATTTGGGTTGCTAACACCAGAATGACAGTTGCTAAGAGCAACCATTCGACCTTAAGAACAGTCATAGACATTGTGAAGACAGATGGTCCATTGACTCTTCTCAATGGGTTGAAGCCTGCTTTAgttcttgtttcaaacCCTATCATTCAGTATACTGTCTACGAGCAATTGAAGAACCTTGTTTTGAGACtacaaaggaaaaaagtcTTGAGTCCAAGTTGGGCATTCTTGTTGGGGGCCATAGGTAAATTAGCAGCTACAGGAACCACGTATCCCTATATCACATTAAAGACTAGAATGCATTTGATGCAGAACGATccaaaacatcaaaaatCGATGTGGTCGTTGATTGTCGAAATTGTGAAAAAAGATGGGGTCTCCGGACTTTATAATGGTGTTGCTGTTAAGTTGGTTCAAAGTATCATGACAGCAGCatttttattcttcttcaaggaAGGTTTCATTCAATGGTCTTTGAAATTTATCAAACTTCTGCGTTCAGTCACCAAAAGTAACAAGAAGAACACTTTGTCTATCTAATCTATTATATTATCCTCTATCGTAGTCTATTCtgaatttttgattattctttatatattatGAGTGCATTTGGATGCTTCAGAGTCAACCTCAAAGTAAATAGGTTAATTTGCGAGAGGTACAAGTTTAAaacattttcttcagtGTTTCGTAAGTGTAAAATACAGTAGCATTAGCCGGTGCTGCTCTGATCAAAGTTATACCGAGACCACGATAAAAACCAGTAATGCCATGAGTTCTTAAAACTTTTTTCAATGCATTAACGATAGAAACGTGCTCAGTTTGACACACAGATTTAACGGTATCTGCTGGGAAAACACTGGCGTTGAAAAGAACCCCTGCCGAGGCACCAGATACTAATAGCTCCCATGTGtggttttctttctctgcTGGATGCAAGCTGGCgaatttcattttcatgaTTTCATAAGTGGTAAACCAAACAGCACCACCTAGACACTCTCTGACAAATGTACTCAATTGGCCCTGCCATAGTCCCAATAAGCCTTTTTCCTTGATAACAGATTTTATAGTAGGCCAAACGCTTGTATGGCGGGTCGTTTGTGATAGTGAATTGCTAATATTTGACACTTGTAATTTACATTTGACTAACTCTACAGGGGTCAATATGAAGCTCGCACAGGCGCCTGCAAACGCACCGGAATAAATAGTCTTTGTTAAAGGTTTCAGTTGAGTGAATTCATCTAAAAAGTTAGTACATTGATTGAAAGAAACGAACAACACTGCATTCTCCAAAGCAGCACCAAATAGTGGAGACGCTATACCCTGATAAAAACCTTTCCATATTCCCTCATCCGTGTAAGTAGATCTTATGCATGACCAAGTGGTAGGATACAGATGAGCTGGTTGGGTTTGTAAACGCACTTTGACTGTATCAAATGGATATTCGATGACCTTGCCGATGGCACCGGCAACCGATCCATAAGCGATGTCTTTCAACGCACTTTCCAAATCTGACATTAAATGATAAATGAGGAGGTATGCCCTTGATGTTATAGATCTACCCGTCGATATGATGTACTTACCGTCCTGAAGATTTCACATTCGCTAATCAATATCTATATATCGTTCACTATTGAAGACTCATCTTTAATCTCATAgtattgaatttttttttttatttcttttcactgtGTTATTGGATagataatgatatttcagTATTGAAGATTGGTTCCAGTAGTTCACCAGACGACCCAAACAAAAAGTGACAAGCCTTTAGATAACAACTTTCTTCTAAGCTCGAATAATTGTCATTTATCAGAACACATCTGTACATATTTGATACATACACTATATGCCTACTTGTGTTTATATTATGTGCTCCTTTTCACGTATGCATCAAGTACGTATGAAATATGCAAGTATCACTGCTGCGGAATATATTTGTGATCTTCTAAATGGAAACTGCGTGCGATCCAAGAgtccaaaaagaaagagaatgCGAAACAGAATTTACGaatgttacccggatgTATATATGACGTGGCACTCTTAGATTCAAATATCGTTGTGGTTGTATTTCCGTGTATAATGATTAGTAACTTTTTTCATGAGACAACCAACAATTAGCGAGTGGTCGTACATGATTACAAAGAATAgtctgaaatttttcacgATGATGCAAAGTttcttggatgaaattgaagaaaaaaaaatagagaTGAGAAGAGTTTAAAACTTGTTCAACTTAATACAAGGCTATATAATTCGaatatttattatatacTTAAACctctctttgtttcttgttctttctgGTTTgttatttatttattatcatATTTCCTAATAGACCAAGGAATAGTCTGCTTCTTGCTTAAATCgattatttcaaaataaaaccGGACCAGAAATGAAGTACTTGGCAGCTTACTTGTTGATCGCTCAAGGTGGTGTTGAATCTCCATCCGCTACTGAAATCAAGAACGTTCTTGAAGCCGTTGGTGTTGAAGCTGAAGACTCTAAGATTCAAGCTTTGTTGACCTCTTTGGAAGGTAAGACCATCCAAGAATTGGTTGCTGAAGGTCAAACCAAGTTGGCTTCTGTCCCAGCTGGTGGTGCCTCtggtgctgctgctgcttctgGTGCTGCTGGCGCTtctgctgaagaagaaaaggaagaagaaaaggaagaagaaaaggaagaatcTGACGATGACATGGGTTTCGGTCTATTCGATTAAAAAATCAAAGCTACTCGTTAACTAAACCTTCTTTTATGTCATTCCCAGTCGAAAATTTTCGATGCAGATATTTGTATTCTAACAGTTGTGAAGTGAACCGCATTTTAAAGCTTATTCACTCTTCCTTTGGAGATTGTCACTAAGTTCAATAATTATGTGTAATCATCGTTTAATATGTAGAAATAAAATATCTATacttcacttttttttcaagcTCGCTGTTTGTCTTCATTCGATATTATCTTTGATGTGCAATATCGATTTCAATGAACTAGAGTCGATTAGCTGTAAGAGTTTGGATCgcttttcttctgttaAATCAGGccaagttttcaaaattaaTTCGAGATTTTGAGCCAGTTCTTTCCATTCCATTTGGATCTCATCTCGCCATTGTCTCAGTTCCACAACGGATAACATGGAATTGATATCCTGGTAATTAACATCAGTATTTGTTGCACTTCGTATAAGCTCAATGGCTCTGCATTTTTCGATTAGTCTTGTCCTTAAAGAGTCATACTTATGTAGGAGACTTTGATccatttcattttcattatcgATAAGTCTGAATCTAGGTAGGTTGGCTAGATCACTGTGTAACTTGGGAAAACTAACTCCATCTCCGTTCAACATATTTCCCAAATCTAGACGTTGTAAATCACCGATATTTGTCAAGACATCATAGTATTCATTTCGTTTCCAATCATCTATATATTCGACTagctctttcttcaatatatCGTAGTTCACATCATACTTCAGTGCATTGTCCAATCTTGCTTGTTGttcatcattcaaagaaggaaatttTGGTCTTATGTTTTGCCGTACCAGTTGAATGATCTCTGATTCCAGATCCATACTGTTTGCAGTTTCTTGTCCAGTTACGTGTATCGTGCTCcgtttgtttgtttgtttgtttatCTATGCGGTTATTTTGTCTCTGTCATCGTTccaaaattgataaaagTCCGTCCAAACAGAGACAGAGAACACTACAGAACATACACATGAAGGTAAAGAGTTACTTTCGTTTTGAAGTTATGATACGGTGAACGACGATGATAACTCTTTAGtcattggaagaaaagCTTGTTCGATTAAATTAAGAATGTAAGGAAAGGGGGTGATTAAACAATGTGATAGGATATGTCATGTTCATGAGATCGTGATAACTATAGATAATTTGGGGTTGATAAAAATTTATAAACTAACAAATCGGGGACAATGAAAGATAAGGGTGAGATGGCTGGTAGTGGTCAGCCAGCTGAAGAAAACCTGGTAACCACCAAAGTTATTCTTGTTGTTCACcaccatttttttttttatctcaTTAGGAAAGCAGAATTGAAGTATGTGTGTTTTTGTGCATTTACCATGCGCGCCGAGATGTTCGATCAAAAATTTAATTAAGTCGTGAGTGGACAAAAGGGTTTTGGAGTTGAAATGCGTAAGTTTTATACTGTTGGTGCATTTGGCATGAAATAAGCCTTGACAGGGAAGTAACTGTTTGTATCATCAGCGATACCACTGTACAAGGAATACCAGCCACATACAGAGGAAAGGATACCGAAATAACCACCAGCAATAGAAACCTTCTCGTTACCGGTGAATGAACCTATCGTTAACATTAGGAACGTCAATTCAAGGAATGAAAGTAAAAGGAATAGGCCCCACGTCGATTTCAACGTGCACAGTAACATCAAAAATGTGAAAACAG
Coding sequences within:
- a CDS encoding uncharacterized protein (no similarity); translated protein: MALMTAIGMGSLYVAKGQMDERKAGHAKGSAKSWEEIAEEHGIETKKSGSAVETK
- a CDS encoding uncharacterized protein (weakly similar to uniprot|P39953 Saccharomyces cerevisiae YEL006W Hypothetical ORF9) translates to MSEINPNDVDELAHAIAGSLGGAASIAVTYPLVTITTNLQTKENEARPKLETIKEIYNKNGIIGYFLGLESAVYGMATTNFVYYYFYEWCAKTARTLTTKQYLSTWESILASTIAGSMTAVASNPIWVANTRMTVAKSNHSTLRTVIDIVKTDGPLTLLNGLKPALVLVSNPIIQYTVYEQLKNLVLRLQRKKVLSPSWAFLLGAIGKLAATGTTYPYITLKTRMHLMQNDPKHQKSMWSLIVEIVKKDGVSGLYNGVAVKLVQSIMTAAFLFFFKEGFIQWSLKFIKLLRSVTKSNKKNTLSI
- the ORT1 gene encoding Ort1p (similar to uniprot|Q12375 Saccharomyces cerevisiae YOR130C ORT1 Ornithine transporter of the mitochondrial inner membrane exports ornithine from mitochondria as part of arginine biosynthesis human ortholog is associated with hyperammonaemia-hyperornithinaemia-homocitrullinuria (HHH) syndrome) — its product is MSDLESALKDIAYGSVAGAIGKVIEYPFDTVKVRLQTQPAHLYPTTWSCIRSTYTDEGIWKGFYQGIASPLFGAALENAVLFVSFNQCTNFLDEFTQLKPLTKTIYSGAFAGACASFILTPVELVKCKLQVSNISNSLSQTTRHTSVWPTIKSVIKEKGLLGLWQGQLSTFVRECLGGAVWFTTYEIMKMKFASLHPAEKENHTWELLVSGASAGVLFNASVFPADTVKSVCQTEHVSIVNALKKVLRTHGITGFYRGLGITLIRAAPANATVFYTYETLKKMF
- the RPP2B gene encoding ribosomal protein P2 (similar to uniprot|P02400 Saccharomyces cerevisiae YDR382W RPP2B Ribosomal protein P2 beta a component of the ribosomal stalk which is involved in the interaction between translational elongation factors and the ribosome regulates the accumulation of P1 (Rpp1Ap and Rpp1Bp) in the cytoplasm), whose translation is MKYLAAYLLIAQGGVESPSATEIKNVLEAVGVEAEDSKIQALLTSLEGKTIQELVAEGQTKLASVPAGGASGAAAASGAAGASAEEEKEEEKEEEKEESDDDMGFGLFD
- the NKP1 gene encoding Nkp1p (similar to uniprot|Q12493 Saccharomyces cerevisiae YDR383C), producing the protein MDLESEIIQLVRQNIRPKFPSLNDEQQARLDNALKYDVNYDILKKELVEYIDDWKRNEYYDVLTNIGDLQRLDLGNMLNGDGVSFPKLHSDLANLPRFRLIDNENEMDQSLLHKYDSLRTRLIEKCRAIELIRSATNTDVNYQDINSMLSVVELRQWRDEIQMEWKELAQNLELILKTWPDLTEEKRSKLLQLIDSSSLKSILHIKDNIE